Genomic window (Romboutsia lituseburensis):
TAAAGCTAATCCACGGTTTAATATCAATAGATGGGTTTTAAAAATTCTATCAATAAATATGACAAAAGGGGAGTATTATCATGAATAACTATAACGCAGTATTATCTAGAAATCCGGAAAACGTTAACAAAGACTCTTTATCTTCACAAACTGTAGCTTTCTCTCATTACAATAATCTTTCAGCTCAATTACCTATCGATTCAGAAACTGGTAAATTAGTAGCTGGTGGTATAAAAGAGCAAGCTGAACAGTGCTTTAAAAACATCAAGTCAATTGTAGAAAGTATCGATCATGTTATGAATGATGTTGTTAGAATCACTGTATTCGTTAAAAATATTAAAGATATGGATGCTGTAGACGAAGTTTACAAAAAATACTTCACAAACTATGTTCCTACACGTACTGTAGTAGCAGTTGCAGCTTTACCAATGGATGCTTTAGTACAAGTTGAAGCACTTGTTTCAAACGCTGAAGGTACAATTCCGAATGCACCACAAGCAGGCGACATAATAAAGCTTACAAATAATACATCAAATGCACCAATAAGTTCTTTATCTTCACAAACTGTAGCTTTTTCTCATTACAATAATCTTTCAGCTCAATTACCTATCGATCCAAAATTAGGTAGAATTGTAGCTAGTGGTGTAAAAGAGCAAACTGTACAATGTTTAAAGAATATCAAGGCAATTTTAGAAAGTATCGACGTTCCTTTTGACGATATTGTTAAAATTAATATATTCCTTAAAAATATTTCAGATACTGAGGCAGTAAACGAAGTTTATACAACATTCTTCCCTGACTCAGCTATAGCAAGAGCAGTAGCATATATGCCTGCACGTACAATAGTTGAAGCATCAGCTTTACCAATGGATGCTTTAGTACAAATTGAAGCAGTAGTATCACATGGAGATGGTACACCTCCACAAGCTATTGAAGATAGACATGGACTAATTATAGAAGCAAACAATACTGAGAATGCACCAATGAGTTCTCTACATACACAAACTGTAGCTTTCTCTCATTATAATCATCTTTCAGCTCAATTACCTTTAGATCCAAAAACTGGTAAAATGGTAGCTGGTGGTGTAAAAGAGCAAGCTGAACAATGCTTAAAAAATATCAAGGCAATTATAGAAAGTATTGATCACGTTATGGACGATGTAGTTAAGGTAAACGTATTCCTTAAAAACATTGAAGATATAGATGCTGTAAACGAAGTTTACGCAACATTCTTCCCAGGAGGAGTTCCTGCAAGAAGAATAGTTGGGGTATCAGCTTTACCTAAAGATGCTTTAGTACAAATAGATGTAGTTGTATCAAATGCTGAAGGAACACCTCCACAAGCTTAATAGAAGTTTATTTGTAAATACAAGCATTGCCAAAACTACTTATTAATGGCGAAAGTTAATGCTAAATATTATATATACTAAGCAGTAAGGAAAGGGAGCTAATAATATTTTCGGCTCCCTTTATCCATAAATAGCACATCATATTTAAATATGTTTTCTTAATATAAAAGTAGCTTACTAGGTGTATCATAGCTATCTAAAACTTCTTTAAGCTTATCTAAGGTTAACTCACACTTAAAGGGATGAAAATTTTTTTTAGATTTTAAATAACGGACGAAGTCGTTGGCGCTATGAACAAAGCGAATTTTTTAATTCTAAATACATTAGTTTATCTAAATAGTTCTATGATTTTTTATACCATATTTGTAGATTAAGTTATCCCATATGTCGCCAAAGCTACATCCTAGTGTTAGTTCAAATAAGATTATGTATAGAACATATATTGGTACTATAATTAAATATTTTTTGAAATTAAAAAAGATACTATTCACTTTATCACCACCAAATTATATATTTACTTCTTTATAATTATCTATAAGATTATCTTTATATAAATACCTTAAACTATCAATAACTTCACGTTCTAACTCTTTTTTTCTTATTAGCGTTGCCTTATTAACATTAAAATAAGTTATAAAATAATCTTTAGATTCAATTACTTTATAAAATTGAGTATATTTAACTTTAGTCTCACCTTCAAATACTTTACTTTTTACAACTAAAAAGTCTTCATAAAAATCTAATATTTCTTCTGAATTAAATGATCCTGTCTTATCAGTTTTTACTACTTGCTTAAATCTTATCTCTATCTTAAATATAATAATTAAAATTGCTACTATTATTAATATAGTCCAAAAGACTAAAAATCCCTTTAAATCAAATTGCCCTTCACTATAAGCAATACTACCTGATAAGAAAGCGGAAAGAAAAAGTAAAAATAAAATCATTATTTTACTTTTTAGAAGTGTCGATATGTATAAAAACTTATGATAATCTTCTTCTGTCATAATAGTTTTTACTGTAAATAGTTTGCTAGAATTCATTTTGCTCCCCCTTTCACCTTTATTTAAAAACATTATAACACTTTGTTAGAAAATAAAGTAAATTAATCTAACATATAAATATTCTTTTCATATGACTAGCTATAAATAAAAAAGGTTCTACTTTAATTTCTTAAAGTAGAACCTTTTTAAACTATATACAAATATATACTAAGAATTTTTCTTAATATATATCTTTAACGCTTTTATTAAAAGTATCAGTGCATATACTACTAAACCATAAGTAATAAAAAATATAGCAACATTTAAATATGCCAAAATCAATATAACACCCTCCCTTAATTATACATTACAAAAATTTTCTTAAAATCAGCATATGATTGTCCCTCATCCCATTTCGAAATAGTTTGCCTAGATACATTTAAATCTCTCCCAAGCTCTTCTTGTGACAATCCATTCTTTTTTCTTAAATCTAATAATTTTCCATTAAATTTCATAATATAAATCCCCTTTAGATAAATAGTATAATATTTATTCTATATATACACTATAAATCTGTCTATCAACATTTATTGGCAATGTGTAAACTAAGGTTAACATATTGAAAAACTAACATTTATAGCTTATAAAATCCATATTAAACTGTGTATTTTCTAAACATAAAAATAATTAAATAGCATAACATTAATCATATAATTCCCAGGATTTTATTGAATTAAATTAAATAAATTTATAAAATAACAGATGAGGGATGAATAAATAGAGGGAGATGCACAATGAAAAGATTATTACTAATATTTTTTATTTCAATACTTATAGTTGGATGTTCAAATGTAAGTACTGAAGTTAAAAATTCAAGTAAGCAAACCATAACTAATTTTTTTGAAGCAATAAATAGCATAGAAGACTACTCGTCTGAATCGGAATTAAACAAATTAAAGGTTTTTTTTGCTACCGATAGTTCTATAACAGATAGTCTAATTGAATATTTAACTACTTTTGAATCAGATAGGCAAAATGAGCTAGTAAATTATGATTTTAATATTTCTGAATTTAAAAAGTTAAATGGGATTTATAAAGTAAAAGTTGAATATGACATAATCTCAAAAGCTGATAAATCAATACTAGACAACAGTGATATGTATATTTATTTAAAAGATAAAGATGGTAAATTCAAAATTGAAACTGCTGATTGTCGTGGTTAAAAACAAAAAAATATCTAAAGGCTTTAATTATAAATGCCTTTAGATATTTTTAATATTTATATTAAAGATGAGTAAAAAATTAATTACTACATGTTTAATTCTAGCTTACTTTTGAAGACTTAATTTCTTCTATACAATAAGATATCGTTTGTACTAACCATATAATAATTACCATTGTCATAGGAACAATACCAAAATCCCATAATTCATAACCTATAATACTAACTAACCAAAGTATTAAACATGTTGTTGATACACACTTAAGTGATTTATATGAACTTTTATATATTCCCATTTTTATAGACTCATCGCAGCTATCTATCCATTTTTTTGCAAATTTCATATCATATATACTACCTTTTAAGAAAGGATTAATTTCTTTTCTTAAATTAATTACTTTCTTCTGAATTAAGGTAATAGATACAAAACACAATATAAGTCCTATAAAGAAACAATTACCTTTTAGCATACTAGGCTCACCATGTATATCATCAAAAGGCAATAACATACCTCCAGTAGCTATAAAGAACAAACCAAGAATTTGATTTACTGAAGTAATTAGCATTAGATAAGATAAATTTTTTTCAATTTTATCAATACTATTGTCATCTTCATTTGCTTGATTCCACAAATCATATCCTTTTCGTGAATTAGTATATACTATTGTACTTACTATTATAACTAATGTAGAAAGAACCAAACTTGCAAATGGTGTAATTATCTTAAGTATATCTATTACTAAACTAGACAAACTTTCTCCAAATATTTCTTTTAAATTGCTATAAGTAGAACCGAAAATTCCTCCAAGAGTTGTACTAATTATTAATATAATAAAAAAACCTTTAAAAGCCTTCTTATCTTCTTTTTTAATCTCATTTACACGGCTATTATCCATCAATCTCATCCTCCTCATAAATAAAAATATCTTCTACACTCACATTTAATATCTTTGCTATCTTTAATGCTAAAGTAACTGATGGAGAATAGTCTCCACGTTCAATTTGACTTATCGTTTGCCTAGATACCCCAACTAATTTCCCCATCTCAGTCTGATTTACGTTAATTTTAGCTCGATATTCTTTTAATCGATTATTTAATGGCATGTAATTCCTCCTGACTATTTTTATCATCATGATGACAACTATATTTGTCAATTTAATAATAGTTTATGACAATTATAGTTGTCAAGGCATAAATTCATATTTTTATATCTTTAAAATTTTTAACGTAAAAAAAGTATTTATCTTAGATAACAAATCCTCTAAAATAAATACTTTTCTTAATAGCTATAATTTATCATTTTTAAATTGGTTTATTTTGATCTCAATATAAGCTACTGTACCTACTAGGTTATTTATATATATTGATATCTTCTTACTCTATTTTCTCATTCTACTTTTAATTTAATTTACTTATGTATATTTCTTCTTCTATAAAAAATTGCTCCAAATATGGCTTCAACTATTATAATTAAAGTCGTCATATATTTAATAAATACCTTTAATTTATTAAATATATGACGACTTTTTTTAACTATATATCTAACATAGTTTGGGCTAATATGATGTTTTCTTGCTATCTCTAAAATTGCCATCCCATTTCTATACAGCTCTAATATCTCATCATTTCTAAAGTGATTTTTTAGAGTTTTTACCGTTGGAAAATATATATTGCCACCACCATATAAATAGCAGAACTCAATAAATTTATCTATTCCCATCATGGAAGCAATATCTTGATACGCCTCTGGTATATCAGATAATGCTACATTATACTTAAAATTATCAAATCTCATCTAATCCCCCCTTGCTACTATTATTATATTATGTAAACTCAATATATCAATAAGATATATCCGCTATTAATACGCACTAATTTCCATTTTTATAACAAACATAACTAATTAGTCGACTTTAATTACAAAACCGCTCTTATTGTGTCCTATCACCTCAAATAGTATAGTATAATCCCTAAATACATAAAAAAATTTAATCTACAAAACTATATGAAATTATAACCTTTAAATCCTATAAATTCTATTACTTTCACAGTTATTAAATTGACACATTAAATCATTTCTTAAAAAATACGTATCTCCGTCATAGTCATTCCAACGATTGTGCACGATAGTCTACATAGGTGGTATATTTTCATCTACATTCTTTATTATAGATAATCTATTTATAGATTATCTTCTTTGTATTGTTATGTTTTTAATCATTTATTCTATATAAAAAATCGCTTCTCTCCTATCACCAACGACTTCGTCCGTTGCTCAAAATGTAGTTTAATAAAGTATGTTCTAAGGTTATGTTAAGTAGAGTTTGTAGTGTAAATTACTATAACTTAAAGTCAAATTTTTCATATTTTTATTTTTATGTTATTATAATTTACGTAAAAAAATCTGAATATTTCAGGGGTGTGTTCAGATATTAGCTAGGTTTAGTTATAAATATTAACTGCAATTTAATCTAGTTTAATTAACTTAAAAGAAAGGCAATTAAAGTATGGGAATTGAGAAAACAACAGAGTATAATCCTATTTTGGAGGCTTTTGAGAATTACAAACAAAGTGAAACTTATAGGCTTAGACGAATTTATATAAAAGAACTCGAATATCAAAAGTACAAGCTATTCAAAAATGAAGATGATAATATTGAGGATAATAAAGTTATTCAAAAAAAGCCCGCCAAGGAGGTTTTTTGCTTACCAATGCCAAGTTCAAATGAGATTTAAAAAAATAGAAAAATAGATTTAAGAACATATGGATCAATAATGTTACAAAGTAACTGGGGAGGCAATTATAGGAATAAAAATAATAGATTTATATATAAAGAAAAACTAGATTCTAAGCTGAAAGAAATATCTCAAGAAATAAAAATTAGTGAATCTAAATTAAAAAAAGACATTATAAAACTTAGAAAATGCAATGTTGATGGAGATATAAAATTAATTGAACTAACTAAAGACAATAAAGATAATCCTGTCTATATTTTAAACTATGGTATAAAGTGTGATATTACAGAAGTACTGAAACAATATGTTACAATAAATAACGTTGCTTTAAAAATTCTTAAAAACTTCACTAATGATAATATGATTAGAATATATCTAATTTTATTATATAGGCTAAGAAATGGAGAAACTTGCTTAACGCAAGAAGAAATCTGTGACAAAATGGGATTTAGTTACAAAAGTCGTAAGGTTATTTCAGACTGTTTAAATTCTCTTGAAAATCTAGGTTTTATAGATATTAGACAAGGCTATAAGGAAATTGTAGCCACTAAAAAAGATGGATTAAATTATGCTCACATGATACCAAAATTTTATTATAAGCTTTCAGATAGATACTTAGAAAGTACTAAAAAAATCGTTACATAAGTGTTTAATCAACATAGAACAGAGTAAAATACACGATGTAAATTAAGAAGTAGTAAACTAAAAGAATTTGATCAAGAAGATTAACTCACTTAAATGATTTAAAATATGAGTAAAAATAAAAATAGGATAAACTATCCTATTTTTATTTTTACATGTAATATGCTAATATCCTCTACCAAAGCATTTCCATCTCTTGTTTATGCTTAATATCTTGCTCTTTCTCAATTCTATACTCGATAATTTTATTATCTAAAGTACCTTTAAAAAATTTATAAGATACTGCTTTTATACTTTCTACATTATCCTTATCAAGTGTAATCATTATTGCATCATTAAATGCTTTCTCCATATAATCATTTCTAAAATCAATACTTTTAAAGTCAAGTTTAAAACTTCTTAATGTCCCCTTTGTAAATACTGTTTCATCTGGTACATATATGTCTTTTCTAGCTACTTCTTCTATCTCATTTGAATCTAAGCTTATAATATCTTGATTTTCACTATCTATTTCATCATAAGGTATTACAACATCTTCTAACATAGAATTAGGAATTTCATTTATAACATCGTCTTTGCTGAAATACTTTCGCTTATCCAAATCTTGTACTATAAAATCAATAGAGTCAACCTTTCTACCAACTTTATTCTCTTTAAAATCTATATCAAAATATCCAGTTTCATTAAGTTCTTTTATAGCTGGAACTACTATTCTTCTTTTAAAATCATTGTATCTATCATATTTACCTTCAATCATTAAAAGCTCTTTAAGATCATCTACCTTATAATTTATAATAGACTTTGTTCCACTCCAAAGCCTTAATAAATCGTAAAACCTTTGAGCATTTGGATTTATAAGTCCAAAAAATATAGCTAGGTTAATAGGCGTATACCCAGTATCTAAGTAATTTCTTATATATGTATGTATTTCTTTAGATGCTTCAATCTTAAAAGTTTTTCTAGATTTTATATATTTAAATCCATTTAAAAAACCATATTCACCCCATCCCTCTTCATCTTTAAAGTAAATACTTTGCTTTCTTAAATTAACTAATAAATTTGAAATAGAATCGATTGAACTAGTTTGCTTTTTCTTTATTATAGTTTTAAACTCTTCATGAGAAATTTCACATTTAATTACATCATCATTATTTTTTTGTAATTTGTATAGAAGCATTAAAAATATTCTATTCTCTAATGTAGATATATTGTATTTAGCCTTTATAATTATATTATTTTTCATAACTATATTTTTTTCA
Coding sequences:
- a CDS encoding replication initiation protein, giving the protein MNTNEKNIVMKNNIIIKAKYNISTLENRIFLMLLYKLQKNNDDVIKCEISHEEFKTIIKKKQTSSIDSISNLLVNLRKQSIYFKDEEGWGEYGFLNGFKYIKSRKTFKIEASKEIHTYIRNYLDTGYTPINLAIFFGLINPNAQRFYDLLRLWSGTKSIINYKVDDLKELLMIEGKYDRYNDFKRRIVVPAIKELNETGYFDIDFKENKVGRKVDSIDFIVQDLDKRKYFSKDDVINEIPNSMLEDVVIPYDEIDSENQDIISLDSNEIEEVARKDIYVPDETVFTKGTLRSFKLDFKSIDFRNDYMEKAFNDAIMITLDKDNVESIKAVSYKFFKGTLDNKIIEYRIEKEQDIKHKQEMEMLW
- a CDS encoding DUF3169 family protein; translated protein: MDNSRVNEIKKEDKKAFKGFFIILIISTTLGGIFGSTYSNLKEIFGESLSSLVIDILKIITPFASLVLSTLVIIVSTIVYTNSRKGYDLWNQANEDDNSIDKIEKNLSYLMLITSVNQILGLFFIATGGMLLPFDDIHGEPSMLKGNCFFIGLILCFVSITLIQKKVINLRKEINPFLKGSIYDMKFAKKWIDSCDESIKMGIYKSSYKSLKCVSTTCLILWLVSIIGYELWDFGIVPMTMVIIIWLVQTISYCIEEIKSSKVS
- a CDS encoding YcxB family protein yields the protein MNSSKLFTVKTIMTEEDYHKFLYISTLLKSKIMILFLLFLSAFLSGSIAYSEGQFDLKGFLVFWTILIIVAILIIIFKIEIRFKQVVKTDKTGSFNSEEILDFYEDFLVVKSKVFEGETKVKYTQFYKVIESKDYFITYFNVNKATLIRKKELEREVIDSLRYLYKDNLIDNYKEVNI
- a CDS encoding Mor transcription activator family protein, which translates into the protein MRFDNFKYNVALSDIPEAYQDIASMMGIDKFIEFCYLYGGGNIYFPTVKTLKNHFRNDEILELYRNGMAILEIARKHHISPNYVRYIVKKSRHIFNKLKVFIKYMTTLIIIVEAIFGAIFYRRRNIHK
- a CDS encoding helix-turn-helix transcriptional regulator, with the translated sequence MKFNGKLLDLRKKNGLSQEELGRDLNVSRQTISKWDEGQSYADFKKIFVMYN
- a CDS encoding RidA family protein; its protein translation is MNNYNAVLSRNPENVNKDSLSSQTVAFSHYNNLSAQLPIDSETGKLVAGGIKEQAEQCFKNIKSIVESIDHVMNDVVRITVFVKNIKDMDAVDEVYKKYFTNYVPTRTVVAVAALPMDALVQVEALVSNAEGTIPNAPQAGDIIKLTNNTSNAPISSLSSQTVAFSHYNNLSAQLPIDPKLGRIVASGVKEQTVQCLKNIKAILESIDVPFDDIVKINIFLKNISDTEAVNEVYTTFFPDSAIARAVAYMPARTIVEASALPMDALVQIEAVVSHGDGTPPQAIEDRHGLIIEANNTENAPMSSLHTQTVAFSHYNHLSAQLPLDPKTGKMVAGGVKEQAEQCLKNIKAIIESIDHVMDDVVKVNVFLKNIEDIDAVNEVYATFFPGGVPARRIVGVSALPKDALVQIDVVVSNAEGTPPQA
- a CDS encoding MarR family transcriptional regulator, producing the protein MLQSNWGGNYRNKNNRFIYKEKLDSKLKEISQEIKISESKLKKDIIKLRKCNVDGDIKLIELTKDNKDNPVYILNYGIKCDITEVLKQYVTINNVALKILKNFTNDNMIRIYLILLYRLRNGETCLTQEEICDKMGFSYKSRKVISDCLNSLENLGFIDIRQGYKEIVATKKDGLNYAHMIPKFYYKLSDRYLESTKKIVT
- a CDS encoding helix-turn-helix transcriptional regulator, whose product is MPLNNRLKEYRAKINVNQTEMGKLVGVSRQTISQIERGDYSPSVTLALKIAKILNVSVEDIFIYEEDEIDG